Proteins from one Streptomyces sp. NBC_00289 genomic window:
- a CDS encoding DUF4129 domain-containing protein — translation MSPAGGVLTTAPTALPRVIGAAVRALSRAGDTSVRSLARADGEPPVTIPRDPAREAARRELSKRIYHENDPSLFQRALDAFWDWVGELFDGASAATPGGAVGLVVVILVVLAVLAALWWRLGTPHRQPTSSAGLFDDRPRSAAEHRAAAEAHAAQGHWNQAVQERMRAIVRSLEERALLDIRPGRTADEAAADAGRALPAHTDRLRAAARDFDDVTYGGRTADEQSYHRIAELDRDLERTKPVLASNSSSHNAAPNARQGAAE, via the coding sequence GTGAGTCCCGCGGGGGGAGTTCTCACAACGGCACCGACGGCACTGCCACGCGTCATCGGCGCGGCGGTACGCGCCCTGTCGCGCGCCGGCGACACATCGGTACGGTCACTGGCGCGCGCCGACGGCGAACCGCCGGTGACCATCCCGCGTGATCCCGCGCGGGAGGCGGCCCGGCGCGAGCTGTCCAAGCGCATATACCACGAGAACGACCCCAGCCTGTTCCAGCGCGCCCTGGACGCCTTCTGGGACTGGGTCGGCGAACTGTTCGACGGCGCCTCGGCGGCCACCCCGGGAGGAGCGGTCGGCCTGGTCGTCGTCATCCTGGTCGTCCTGGCGGTCCTGGCCGCCCTCTGGTGGCGCCTGGGCACCCCGCACCGCCAACCCACCTCCTCGGCAGGCCTGTTCGACGACCGTCCCCGTAGCGCCGCCGAACACCGCGCCGCCGCCGAGGCACACGCCGCCCAGGGCCACTGGAACCAGGCCGTCCAGGAACGCATGCGCGCCATCGTCCGATCCCTGGAGGAACGCGCCCTCCTCGACATCCGCCCCGGTCGCACCGCGGACGAGGCCGCCGCCGACGCCGGCCGCGCACTGCCCGCGCACACGGACCGACTCCGCGCCGCCGCCCGGGACTTCGACGACGTGACATACGGTGGCCGGACGGCCGACGAACAGTCGTACCACCGGATCGCGGAACTCGACCGTGACCTCGAACGCACCAAGCCGGTGCTCGCGAGCAACAGCAGCAGCCACAACGCGGCCCCCAACGCCCGCCAGGGAGCCGCCGAATGA
- the mtrA gene encoding two-component system response regulator MtrA — protein MMSFMKGRVLVVDDDTALAEMLGIVLRGEGFEPSFVADGDKALAAFRESKPDLVLLDLMLPGRDGIEVCRLIRAESGVPIVMLTAKSDTVDVVVGLESGADDYIVKPFKPKELVARIRARLRRSEEPTPEQLAIGDLVIDVAGHSVKREGQSIALTPLEFDLLVALARKPWQVFTREVLLEQVWGYRHAADTRLVNVHVQRLRSKVEKDPERPEIVVTVRGVGYKAGPS, from the coding sequence ATGATGTCGTTTATGAAGGGACGAGTCCTTGTCGTCGACGACGACACCGCACTGGCCGAGATGCTCGGCATTGTGCTGCGTGGTGAAGGTTTTGAGCCGTCTTTTGTAGCCGACGGCGACAAGGCGCTGGCCGCTTTCCGTGAGTCCAAGCCCGATCTCGTGCTGCTCGATCTGATGCTGCCGGGCCGGGACGGTATCGAGGTGTGCCGCCTGATCAGGGCGGAGTCCGGGGTACCGATCGTGATGCTCACGGCCAAGAGCGACACCGTCGATGTCGTGGTGGGCCTGGAGTCGGGTGCCGACGACTACATCGTGAAGCCGTTCAAGCCGAAGGAGCTGGTCGCCAGGATCCGGGCCAGGCTCAGGAGGTCGGAGGAGCCCACGCCCGAGCAGCTCGCCATCGGTGACCTGGTCATCGACGTGGCCGGTCACTCGGTGAAGCGGGAGGGGCAGTCGATAGCGCTGACGCCGCTGGAGTTCGACCTGCTGGTCGCGCTGGCGCGGAAGCCCTGGCAGGTGTTCACGCGGGAGGTCCTGCTGGAGCAGGTGTGGGGTTACCGGCACGCGGCGGACACCCGCCTGGTCAACGTGCACGTACAGCGGCTGCGCTCCAAGGTCGAGAAGGACCCCGAGCGGCCGGAGATCGTGGTGACCGTCCGTGGCGTCGGTTACAAGGCCGGGCCGAGCTGA
- the mtrB gene encoding MtrAB system histidine kinase MtrB produces the protein MTKDSAASAPGRSGARAGRPVGRKTAGSRWGRLFEGGLLQGGVQGSPVLRLLLRWARRPALPVMRLWRRNIQLKVVVTTLLMSLGVVLLLGFVVIGQVRNGLLDAKVKASQSQATGGFAVAKQKAEEAASGTGDAGSTVDGRPAPNVIEWMSSLVASLSSGGQGAFDVVSLPVGDESSAGRGPRASGRVNPTASVPQDLRARVDGKMAAAQSYTRIVYNADAHQDSQPALVIGKQVNDPNRDPYQLYYLFPLTQEEKSLSLVKGTLATAGLFVVVLLGAIAWLVVRQVVTPVRMAAGIAERLSAGRLQERMKVTGEDDIARLGEAFNKMAQSLQLKIQQLEDLSRMQRRFVSDVSHELRTPLTTVRMAADVIHDAREDFDPVTARSAELLADQLDRFESLLADLLEISRFDAGAAALEAEPIDFREVVRRVVSGAAPLAERKGTHIRVVGDQQPVVAEADARRVERVLRNLVVNAVEHGEGKDVVVKLASAGGAVAVAVRDYGVGLKPGEATRVFSRFWRADPARARTTGGTGLGLSIALEDARLHGGWLQAWGEPGGGSQFRLTLPRTADEPLRGSPIPLEPRDSRRHRGLDDAGLPRGGGDKAATVPLQPTGEPGPSQSPRDPITPRSTVVPTADPTALPGNGARVVPRPASGALRQDDTPVGGGAGRADAGPEDSKRQGEAFRGR, from the coding sequence ATGACGAAGGACAGTGCCGCTTCGGCGCCCGGCCGGTCCGGGGCCCGCGCGGGGCGGCCTGTCGGCCGGAAGACGGCAGGCTCCCGCTGGGGACGTCTGTTCGAGGGCGGGCTGCTGCAGGGCGGAGTGCAGGGCAGCCCGGTCCTCCGTCTGCTGCTGCGGTGGGCGCGCCGGCCCGCGCTGCCCGTCATGCGGCTGTGGCGTCGCAACATCCAGCTCAAGGTCGTCGTCACGACCCTGCTGATGTCGCTCGGCGTCGTCCTGCTGCTGGGCTTCGTCGTTATCGGACAGGTGCGCAACGGCCTGCTGGACGCCAAGGTCAAGGCCTCGCAGAGCCAGGCCACCGGCGGATTCGCGGTGGCCAAGCAGAAGGCGGAAGAGGCGGCGAGCGGGACCGGTGACGCGGGTTCCACGGTGGACGGCCGTCCCGCGCCGAACGTCATCGAGTGGATGAGCAGTCTCGTGGCGTCCCTCTCCAGCGGCGGCCAGGGCGCCTTCGACGTCGTGAGCCTGCCCGTGGGCGACGAGAGCAGCGCCGGACGCGGGCCGCGTGCCTCCGGCCGGGTCAACCCCACCGCCAGCGTGCCCCAGGACCTGCGCGCGCGGGTGGACGGCAAGATGGCGGCGGCCCAGAGCTACACCCGCATCGTCTACAACGCCGACGCCCACCAGGACTCCCAGCCGGCCCTGGTCATCGGCAAGCAGGTCAACGACCCGAACCGCGACCCGTACCAGCTCTACTACCTCTTCCCGCTCACCCAGGAGGAGAAGTCGCTCAGCCTGGTCAAGGGGACGCTCGCGACGGCCGGACTGTTCGTCGTCGTACTCCTCGGGGCCATCGCCTGGCTCGTGGTGCGGCAGGTCGTCACCCCGGTGCGGATGGCGGCCGGGATCGCCGAGCGGCTGTCCGCGGGGCGGCTGCAGGAACGCATGAAGGTCACCGGCGAGGACGACATCGCGCGGCTCGGCGAGGCCTTCAACAAGATGGCGCAGAGCCTGCAGCTGAAGATCCAGCAGCTGGAGGACCTGTCGCGGATGCAGCGCCGGTTCGTGTCGGACGTGTCGCACGAGCTGCGTACGCCGCTGACGACCGTACGGATGGCCGCGGACGTCATCCACGACGCGCGGGAGGACTTCGACCCGGTGACCGCGCGGTCGGCGGAGCTGCTCGCCGACCAGCTGGACCGGTTCGAGTCGCTGCTCGCGGATCTGCTGGAGATCAGCCGCTTCGACGCGGGCGCGGCGGCACTGGAGGCCGAGCCCATCGACTTCAGGGAGGTCGTACGGCGGGTGGTCAGCGGGGCGGCGCCACTCGCCGAGCGCAAGGGCACGCACATACGGGTGGTAGGCGACCAGCAGCCCGTCGTGGCCGAGGCGGACGCCCGGCGCGTGGAGCGGGTGCTGCGCAACCTCGTCGTCAACGCCGTGGAGCACGGCGAGGGCAAGGACGTCGTGGTCAAGCTCGCCTCGGCCGGCGGGGCGGTCGCGGTCGCGGTACGTGACTACGGGGTCGGGCTCAAGCCCGGCGAGGCGACGCGCGTCTTCAGCCGCTTCTGGCGGGCCGACCCGGCACGCGCGCGTACGACCGGTGGTACGGGTCTGGGGCTGTCCATCGCCCTGGAGGACGCGCGGTTGCACGGCGGCTGGCTGCAGGCCTGGGGCGAGCCGGGCGGCGGCTCGCAGTTCCGGCTCACCCTGCCGCGCACCGCGGACGAACCGTTGCGGGGCTCGCCGATACCGCTGGAGCCCAGGGACTCGCGCCGTCACCGCGGACTCGACGACGCCGGGCTGCCGCGCGGGGGCGGGGACAAGGCCGCCACCGTGCCGTTGCAGCCGACGGGCGAGCCGGGGCCGTCGCAGTCGCCGCGGGACCCGATAACACCGCGGTCGACCGTGGTCCCCACGGCTGATCCCACCGCGCTGCCCGGCAACGGCGCGCGGGTCGTGCCCCGGCCCGCCTCGGGCGCGCTACGACAGGACGACACGCCCGTCGGGGGCGGGGCGGGCCGTGCGGATGCCGGGCCGGAGGACTCGAAGAGGCAAGGGGAGGCATTCCGTGGGCGCTGA
- the mtnA gene encoding S-methyl-5-thioribose-1-phosphate isomerase, with amino-acid sequence MADQYAQSGEDNRPAETPAIRWDEPPEGPVVVLLDQTRLPVEEVELVCTDASTLVEAIRSLAVRGAPLLGIAGAYGVALAAVRNFDVDEAANALAGARPTAVNLAVGVDRARSAYRAELARHGDVARAAQAALGAARELHRQDAEASARMAERGLALLDELLPGGGHRILTHCNTGALVSGGEGTAFAVALAAHRSGRLRRLWVDETRPLLQGARLTAYEAARKGMAYTLLTDNAAGSLFAAGEVDAVLIGADRIAADGSVANKVGSYPLAVLARYHHVPFIVVAPLTTVDPDTPDGAAIEVEQRPGHEVTELTAPQVPVVGAEAGGGIPVAPLGTQAYNPAFDVTPPELVTAIVTEEGVVSPVTAEALAELCARSRQVTIS; translated from the coding sequence ATGGCTGATCAGTACGCGCAAAGCGGCGAGGACAACCGGCCGGCCGAGACACCGGCGATCCGTTGGGACGAGCCACCCGAAGGGCCGGTGGTGGTCCTTCTGGACCAGACGAGGCTGCCGGTCGAGGAGGTCGAGCTGGTCTGTACGGACGCGTCCACGCTGGTGGAGGCGATCCGTTCGCTCGCCGTGCGTGGGGCACCGTTGCTGGGTATCGCGGGGGCGTACGGTGTCGCGCTCGCCGCCGTGCGCAACTTCGACGTGGACGAGGCGGCGAACGCGCTGGCCGGTGCCCGCCCCACCGCGGTGAACCTCGCGGTCGGCGTGGACAGGGCCCGGTCCGCGTACCGGGCCGAGCTCGCCAGGCACGGCGATGTGGCGCGGGCCGCGCAGGCGGCGTTGGGTGCGGCGCGGGAGCTGCACCGGCAGGACGCCGAGGCCAGCGCCCGTATGGCCGAGCGTGGGCTGGCGCTGCTGGACGAACTGCTGCCCGGCGGCGGGCACCGGATTCTCACGCACTGCAACACCGGGGCGCTGGTGTCGGGCGGTGAGGGAACGGCGTTCGCGGTGGCTCTCGCGGCGCACCGGAGCGGGCGGCTCAGGCGCCTGTGGGTGGACGAAACGCGTCCGTTGCTGCAAGGTGCTCGCCTGACGGCATATGAGGCGGCGCGCAAGGGGATGGCCTACACCTTGCTCACCGACAACGCGGCGGGTTCGCTGTTCGCGGCGGGGGAGGTGGATGCGGTGCTGATCGGGGCGGACCGCATCGCGGCCGACGGTTCGGTGGCGAACAAGGTAGGGAGCTATCCGCTCGCCGTGCTCGCGCGGTACCACCACGTGCCGTTCATCGTGGTGGCACCGCTGACGACAGTGGATCCGGACACGCCGGACGGGGCGGCCATCGAGGTCGAGCAGCGCCCCGGTCATGAGGTGACCGAGCTCACAGCACCGCAGGTGCCGGTGGTCGGAGCAGAAGCAGGTGGCGGGATTCCGGTGGCACCCCTGGGGACCCAGGCGTACAACCCGGCGTTCGACGTGACGCCGCCCGAGTTGGTGACGGCGATCGTCACCGAGGAGGGCGTTGTTTCGCCCGTGACGGCTGAGGCTCTGGCCGAGCTGTGTGCCAGGTCACGCCAGGTAACGATTAGCTAA
- a CDS encoding AAA family ATPase — MDPTTDNAGRTGDPGSARASLEALRAEIAKAVVGQDPAVTGLVVALLCRGHVLLEGVPGVAKTLLVRTLASALELDTKRVQFTPDLMPSDVTGSLVYDTRSAEFSFQPGPVFTNLLLADEINRTPPKTQSSLLEAMEERQVTVDGTPRPLPDPFLVAATQNPVEYEGTYPLPEAQLDRFLLKLTIPLPSRQDEIDVLTRHAEGFNPRDLRAAGVRPVAGPADLEAARSAVAKTTVSPEITAYVVDICRATRESPSLTLGVSPRGATALLSTARAWAWLTGRDYVIPDDVKALALPTLRHRVQLRPEAEMEGVTADSVINAILAHVPVPR; from the coding sequence ATGGACCCGACCACTGACAACGCCGGGCGGACCGGGGACCCGGGCAGCGCCCGGGCCTCCCTGGAAGCCCTGCGCGCCGAGATCGCCAAAGCCGTGGTCGGCCAGGACCCCGCCGTGACCGGCCTCGTCGTCGCCCTCCTCTGCCGCGGACACGTTCTCCTCGAAGGAGTCCCCGGAGTCGCCAAGACGTTGCTCGTCCGCACCCTCGCGTCCGCGCTGGAACTCGACACCAAGCGCGTCCAGTTCACCCCGGACCTGATGCCCAGCGACGTGACCGGCTCCCTCGTCTACGACACCCGCAGCGCCGAGTTCTCCTTCCAGCCCGGCCCGGTCTTCACCAACCTGCTCCTCGCCGACGAGATCAACCGCACCCCTCCGAAGACGCAGTCGTCCCTCCTGGAGGCGATGGAGGAGCGCCAGGTCACGGTCGACGGCACCCCGCGCCCGCTCCCCGACCCGTTCCTGGTCGCCGCGACCCAGAACCCGGTCGAGTACGAGGGCACGTACCCCCTCCCCGAGGCGCAGCTGGACCGTTTCCTCCTCAAGCTCACGATCCCGCTCCCCTCCCGCCAGGACGAGATCGACGTCCTCACCCGCCATGCCGAGGGCTTCAACCCGCGCGACCTGCGCGCCGCGGGCGTCCGCCCCGTCGCGGGCCCGGCCGACCTGGAAGCCGCACGTTCCGCGGTCGCCAAGACGACGGTCTCCCCCGAGATCACCGCCTACGTCGTCGACATCTGCCGGGCCACCCGCGAGTCCCCGTCACTCACCCTCGGCGTGTCCCCCCGCGGCGCCACCGCCCTCCTGTCCACCGCCCGCGCCTGGGCCTGGCTGACGGGCCGCGACTACGTCATCCCTGACGACGTCAAGGCGCTCGCCCTTCCCACCCTCCGGCACCGCGTACAGCTCCGTCCGGAAGCCGAGATGGAGGGCGTGACGGCCGACTCCGTCATCAACGCGATCCTCGCCCACGTCCCCGTCCCCCGCTGA
- a CDS encoding DUF58 domain-containing protein has translation MALTGRAALLAALGSVPIGIWEPSWTGILAVNAPLALACACDFALAAPVRRLRLARTGDTSVRLGDTADVTLTVTNPSRRPLRAQLRDAWPPSSWQPGTEVRASRHRLAIPAEERRRVTTRLRPTRRGDRRADRVTMRSYGPLGLFSRQGTHNVPWTVRVLPPFTSRKHLPSKLARLRELDGRTSVLTRGEGTEFDSLREYVPGDDTRSIDWRATARQSTVAVRTWRPERDRHILLVLDTGRTSAGRVGDVPRLDASLDAALLLAALASRAGDRVDLLAYDRRVRALVQGRAAGDVLPSLVNAMATLEPELIETDARGLTATALRSAPRRSLIVLLTSLDAAPVELGLLPVLPQLTQRHTVLLASVADPHIARMATSRGSADAVYEAAAAAQAQSERHHTAEQLRRHGVTVVDATPDELAPALADAYLALKTAGRL, from the coding sequence ATGGCACTCACCGGACGCGCCGCGCTCCTCGCGGCCCTGGGCTCCGTCCCCATCGGCATCTGGGAACCGAGCTGGACGGGCATCCTGGCGGTCAACGCTCCCCTGGCTCTGGCCTGCGCCTGTGACTTCGCACTGGCGGCACCCGTACGACGCCTGCGCCTGGCCCGCACGGGCGACACCTCCGTACGCCTCGGCGACACCGCCGACGTCACCCTGACGGTCACCAACCCGTCCCGTCGCCCGCTCAGGGCCCAGCTCCGCGACGCCTGGCCGCCCAGCAGCTGGCAGCCCGGCACCGAAGTACGGGCCTCCCGCCACCGCCTCGCGATCCCCGCCGAGGAACGCCGACGCGTCACGACACGGCTGCGCCCCACCCGCCGCGGCGACCGCCGGGCCGACCGCGTCACGATGCGTTCCTACGGCCCTCTCGGCCTCTTCTCCCGCCAGGGCACCCACAACGTCCCCTGGACGGTACGCGTGCTGCCCCCCTTCACCAGCCGCAAGCACCTCCCGTCGAAACTCGCCCGCCTGCGCGAACTCGACGGCCGCACCAGCGTGCTCACCCGCGGCGAAGGCACAGAATTCGACAGCCTTCGGGAGTACGTCCCCGGCGACGACACCCGCTCCATCGACTGGCGCGCCACGGCCCGCCAGTCCACGGTCGCCGTACGTACCTGGCGACCCGAACGGGACCGTCACATCCTCCTGGTCCTCGACACCGGCCGCACCTCGGCGGGCCGCGTGGGCGACGTCCCACGCCTCGACGCCTCTCTGGACGCCGCGTTGCTCCTGGCCGCGCTGGCCTCCCGCGCCGGCGACCGCGTGGACCTGCTCGCCTACGACCGCCGAGTGCGCGCGCTCGTCCAGGGCCGCGCCGCGGGCGACGTCCTTCCGTCCCTCGTCAACGCGATGGCGACGCTGGAGCCCGAGCTCATCGAAACGGATGCCCGAGGCCTCACGGCCACGGCACTCCGGAGTGCGCCACGACGCTCCCTGATCGTCCTGCTCACCAGCCTCGACGCGGCTCCGGTGGAGCTGGGGCTGCTGCCCGTTCTCCCCCAGCTCACCCAGCGGCACACCGTGCTGCTGGCGTCGGTGGCGGACCCGCACATCGCTCGCATGGCAACCTCCCGCGGCAGCGCCGATGCGGTGTACGAGGCGGCAGCCGCCGCTCAGGCGCAGAGCGAACGCCACCACACAGCGGAGCAACTCCGCCGTCACGGCGTTACGGTCGTCGACGCGACACCGGATGAGTTGGCGCCGGCCCTGGCTGACGCATATCTGGCTCTGAAAACAGCCGGCCGTCTCTGA
- a CDS encoding LpqB family beta-propeller domain-containing protein, which translates to MGADREGGARRRPARAVAYAACGVVVLAGCASMPDSGDLRGVESTPRQDTQVRVFAMPPREDAPAAEIVQGFLEALTSDDPHYETARKYLTPGAAAKWRPEWSTTVLEDGPGAEPARSGGREERNDVSFALTGTSVATVDAQQSYSPAAGAYSQPVHLTRDRKTEQWRIDGLPPGVVMGQSDFQRTYTSVNKYYFASNATAGPDVESAVADPVYIRRMVDPMTQMVRSLLNGPTSLLGPVVRSSFPSGTALEKGVSSLTPDDQNKLTVPLNAKAAKVGSAKCGEMAAQILFTLQNLTPALAEVDLRAGGAQLCSVDGAGADAAAVRGSVKQPTYLYFLDNEHRLVRISAQTPGTQPEPVPGPLGEGDKALRSVAVSRDEQTAAGVGIDGKALYVGAMVAGSSLGDPVLLSKGKTENDRLTAPSWDTRGDLWVADRNPGDPRLLLLEQAKGEPLEVRTPNLDGRVKAVRVAADGVRIALVVEKDGKGSLFVGRIERDEKAGERPAVSVQELRSVTPASEEVAAMSWAGDSKLVVVGQEQGGVQQMRYVQVDGSTPEAPAPAALTGVNEIAATEDDEMPLVAYSADGIVRLPSGAQWQKVVAKGTGPVYPG; encoded by the coding sequence GTGGGCGCTGACCGCGAGGGGGGCGCTCGGCGGAGACCGGCGCGCGCGGTGGCGTACGCCGCCTGTGGGGTCGTAGTGCTGGCTGGTTGTGCCTCGATGCCCGACAGCGGGGATCTGAGGGGCGTCGAGTCCACGCCGCGCCAGGACACGCAGGTGCGGGTCTTCGCGATGCCGCCCCGGGAGGACGCCCCGGCCGCGGAGATCGTGCAGGGCTTCCTGGAGGCCCTGACCAGCGACGATCCGCACTACGAGACAGCCCGTAAGTACCTGACCCCCGGCGCGGCCGCGAAGTGGCGCCCGGAGTGGTCCACCACGGTGCTCGAGGACGGGCCGGGTGCCGAGCCCGCGCGGTCGGGTGGCCGGGAGGAGAGGAACGACGTGTCGTTCGCGTTGACGGGCACCAGCGTCGCGACGGTGGACGCGCAGCAGTCGTACTCGCCCGCCGCCGGGGCCTACAGCCAGCCGGTGCACCTCACCCGGGACCGGAAGACCGAGCAGTGGCGCATCGACGGCCTGCCGCCCGGAGTCGTCATGGGGCAGTCGGACTTCCAGCGCACCTACACGTCCGTCAACAAGTACTACTTCGCGTCCAACGCGACCGCCGGGCCCGATGTGGAGTCGGCGGTCGCCGATCCGGTGTACATCCGCCGGATGGTGGATCCCATGACGCAGATGGTGCGTTCCCTGCTCAACGGGCCCACGAGCCTGCTCGGGCCGGTCGTCAGGTCCAGCTTCCCCTCCGGAACAGCACTGGAGAAGGGCGTCAGCTCGCTGACGCCCGACGACCAGAACAAGCTCACGGTGCCGCTGAACGCGAAGGCCGCCAAGGTCGGCTCGGCCAAGTGCGGCGAGATGGCGGCCCAGATCCTGTTCACCCTGCAGAACCTCACGCCCGCGCTGGCGGAGGTCGATCTGCGGGCGGGCGGCGCGCAGCTGTGCTCGGTGGACGGGGCCGGAGCCGACGCCGCCGCCGTGCGCGGCTCGGTGAAGCAGCCCACCTACCTGTACTTCCTGGACAACGAGCACCGGCTGGTACGGATCTCGGCCCAGACCCCGGGCACGCAGCCCGAGCCGGTGCCCGGGCCGCTGGGCGAGGGCGACAAGGCGTTGCGGTCGGTGGCGGTGTCGCGTGACGAGCAGACCGCGGCCGGCGTCGGCATCGACGGCAAGGCGCTGTACGTCGGGGCGATGGTGGCAGGGAGTTCGCTCGGCGATCCCGTGCTGCTCAGCAAGGGCAAGACGGAGAACGACCGGCTCACCGCGCCCAGTTGGGACACACGGGGCGACCTGTGGGTGGCCGACCGAAACCCCGGCGACCCGCGACTGCTGCTGCTGGAACAGGCCAAGGGCGAACCGCTGGAGGTGCGGACTCCGAACCTCGACGGACGCGTCAAGGCCGTCCGGGTGGCCGCCGACGGGGTGCGGATCGCGCTCGTCGTCGAGAAGGACGGGAAGGGGTCCCTGTTCGTCGGGCGGATCGAGCGGGACGAGAAGGCCGGGGAGCGACCCGCCGTGTCGGTCCAGGAACTGCGTTCCGTGACACCGGCGTCGGAAGAGGTCGCGGCGATGTCATGGGCCGGTGACAGCAAACTCGTGGTGGTCGGGCAGGAACAGGGGGGCGTGCAGCAGATGCGGTACGTCCAGGTGGACGGCTCCACACCGGAGGCGCCCGCGCCCGCGGCCCTGACCGGAGTCAACGAGATCGCCGCGACCGAGGACGACGAGATGCCGCTGGTGGCGTACTCGGCGGACGGGATTGTGCGGTTGCCGTCCGGGGCGCAGTGGCAGAAGGTCGTCGCGAAGGGCACGGGCCCGGTCTACCCGGGGTGA
- a CDS encoding DUF4350 domain-containing protein: MTTEATLAPTSASPTARHVWTRTRGVVLAVVLLLAGAVAIATIRSDTRHGSLDPRSADTYGSRAVAELLADRGVSTRVVTTLAEARAAAGPDTTLLIAVPDLLTRRQQTELHSATADSGGRTVLVAPGSSSVERLVPGVVADPATSLDSALPPDCTLPAALRAGQADTGGIRYTAINVGADECYPSDRLATLVRVPDESGTGDTIVLGAPDILLNDRLDDQGNASLALQLLGSRPHLVWYLPSLADTSATNPDDEKSLFDLLPSGWLWGTLQLFVAAALAALWRARRLGPLVPEKLPVAIRASETVEGRARLYRKADARDRAAGALRSTTRTRLAPLVGVPVTQAHAPEALLPALSAHLQRDGQSLHALLFGPPPGDDAALIALTDQLDALEREVRRP; the protein is encoded by the coding sequence ATGACCACCGAGGCCACGCTCGCGCCCACCTCGGCCTCGCCCACCGCCCGCCATGTGTGGACCCGCACGCGGGGCGTCGTACTCGCTGTCGTGCTGCTCCTCGCCGGGGCCGTGGCCATCGCCACGATCCGCTCCGACACCCGCCACGGAAGCCTCGACCCGCGCTCCGCCGACACCTACGGCAGCCGTGCCGTCGCCGAACTCCTCGCCGACCGCGGTGTCTCCACCCGTGTGGTCACCACCCTGGCCGAGGCACGCGCCGCGGCCGGACCGGACACCACACTCCTGATCGCCGTCCCCGACCTCCTGACGCGGCGTCAACAGACGGAGCTGCACTCCGCGACCGCGGACTCCGGCGGCCGCACCGTCCTCGTCGCCCCCGGCAGTTCGTCCGTCGAACGGCTCGTCCCCGGCGTCGTCGCGGACCCCGCCACCAGCCTCGACTCGGCACTTCCCCCCGACTGCACCCTGCCCGCCGCCCTGCGCGCCGGCCAGGCCGACACGGGCGGCATCCGCTACACCGCCATCAACGTCGGCGCCGACGAGTGCTACCCGAGCGACCGCCTCGCCACCCTGGTCCGCGTCCCGGACGAATCCGGCACCGGCGACACCATCGTGCTCGGCGCGCCAGACATCCTCCTCAACGACCGCCTCGACGATCAGGGCAACGCCTCGCTCGCCCTGCAGCTCCTCGGCTCGCGCCCCCATCTGGTCTGGTACCTCCCCTCACTCGCCGACACCTCCGCAACCAACCCGGACGACGAAAAAAGCCTCTTCGACCTGCTCCCCTCCGGCTGGCTCTGGGGCACCCTGCAACTCTTCGTCGCGGCAGCACTGGCCGCCCTCTGGCGGGCACGCCGACTGGGCCCCCTCGTGCCGGAAAAACTCCCCGTGGCGATCCGCGCCTCCGAAACCGTCGAAGGCCGAGCCCGCCTCTACCGCAAGGCCGACGCCCGCGACCGCGCCGCCGGCGCTCTTCGCTCCACCACCCGCACCCGCCTCGCCCCCCTCGTCGGCGTCCCCGTCACCCAGGCGCACGCGCCCGAAGCACTCCTCCCCGCACTCTCCGCCCACCTGCAACGCGACGGACAGTCCCTGCACGCCCTCCTCTTCGGCCCGCCGCCCGGCGACGACGCGGCCCTCATCGCCCTCACCGACCAACTCGACGCCCTCGAAAGAGAGGTACGCCGTCCATGA